The genomic stretch TTATAGGAAACGTTCTGAAAATAGCTAAAGTCTTCACCTGCTGAGCAAGACACTTCCCAGCCACACTGTTCTGGAAAGGGCTCCAAGAACTGGCATCCACAAAACCCCAAACAACCCAACCAGGCAACATGTCACCGGTCATGCTGGCAACACAAGACTGTGCCAGAGAAGCTTCCTGGCCTCATCGGATGACAAGAGGCAGCCGTCACATCTGCCAATTGGCATGGGGCAAAGGTGTGggcccagtggcgttgctagggcggtgcagcccacaccacgTGACAAGCATTggggtgacaccgctagtgaccaaagtcactaaaattgcagtttgtaggaataccatcatgttatataccatttgacgTGTAATGTACAGCAGAACGCAATGTAAAAAactcagagtgaaatatctccattctatcaaaagctcaggccaaaaaccagaacaaaaaacGGCAACtaactaaaaagtacatttccatAATTCCAAACGGACCGGTGAGAGAGCCAATGAGATACTATGACATAGTATGGAACCATAAAGGTGTTAGTAAGGCGATACCCTCGGGGGGCCGACACCACTAGTGTCCAAAAATGGCTAAAATCATCGTTTTCAGGAATAATATCATTTGGTGTGcagtttacagcagaatgcaatgaagcaaactgctttgaaatatctctatcctactgaaagttatggccaaaaaaccagtaggggtgggacaatggtacgTCACCACACCCGCTACATGGATTGTtaccccacctactgcatgggaggaggtccatcatgggggtgacacgctggcctcccacaccgggtgatgcaaaccacAGTGATGCCTCTGTGTGCACCAACACTACAATTAAGCCTTCCTCTGTCCCACAAATCCCTACACCTACAAACACCAGTCAAGATTTCAGCACCGTTACTAAAGTTTGCAAATCCATGCACTGCCAGCAGGAACATTAAAATAAGCAGTGAATGAAGTTACTCCTACAATGCACAAAAGCTGAATGTGGCATTCAGAAGCCTGTCCTTGACCCATTATATGCCAAGATAGAGACAATGCCCCTCGTATTCTTGACAGTGCCAGTATGGGTGGCTCATTTAGAAGTTATGGGGCTTCTTGCCAAGAACTAATGAACCAGGACACAAGATACATACAAAAGAGCTGCAAACAAGCTTGTCACAGAAAGGCGAGACTAACCTCAAAGCGAGCAAGGAAGTCCTGGAGGTTCTTGAACTCATCAAGGCACTTGGGTTCAAACATGCGGTTTTGGTCGAGGACATCATACACAAGGAAGTCCACAAATGTGATCTGGAAAGAGATTAAATGAGGATAAACAACTACAAGAGTCAAGCCAGCCCTCAGATGCTTGCACACAGCTATGCATGTACCTTGTCTCCAGCAAACCACTTTCTCTCCCCCAAGAACTGTGAAAACAGTTTCAGCTTCCCTGGCAGCTGCTCCAGGTACCCAGGTTTCAGTTTCTCCTGCAagtcagggagggagagaaggacatTTGAGGACGATCAAGGCTAAAACCCAACAGAAACTTGAGGCTCAGTGCTGTCAATGCAAGAGCTGCAATCGCCAAGATGCCTCCAGACAGTAGCAATAGGGCAGTGGAACAAACAGGTTCCTTCAAGGAACAGCTATTGGCTATTCAGACAAGAAGTTACCAGGCTTCACCCAGAACAGTATTCTTCTGTAtctaaatcaaaactttagatataggctgatgggttctgagctgtctgtgacagatcaggagagagatcttggggtggtggtggacaggtcgatgaaagtgtcgacccaatgtgcggcggcagtgaagaaggccaattctatgcttgggatcattaggaagggtattgagaacaaaacggctaatattataatgccgttgtacaaatcgatggtaaggccacacctggagtattgtgtccagttctggtcgccgcatctcaaaaagacatagtggaaatggagaaggtgcaaaagagagcgactaagctgattacggggctggggcaccttccttatgaggaaaggctacggcgtttgggcctcttcagcctagaaaagagacgcttgaggggggacatgattgagacatacaaaattatgcaggggatggacagagtggatagggagatgctctttacactctcacataataccagaaccaggggacatccactaaaattgagtgttgggcgggttaggacagacaaaagaaaatatttctttactcagcgtgtggtcggtctgtggaactccttgccacaggatgtggtgctggcgtctagcctagacgcctttaaaagtggattggatgagtttctggaggaaaaatccattatggggtacaagccatgatgtgtatgcgcaacctcctgattttaggaatgggttaagtcagaatgccagatgtaggggagagcaccaggatgaggtctcttgttatctggtgtgctccctggggcatttggtgggccgctgtgagatacaggaagctggactagatgggcctatggcctgatccagtggggctgttcttatgttcttatgttcttatgttctgtcaaAAGAGGTCTCTTTACCCACAAAACTAGTCACTACCGTGGCAGCATGCACAGGAAACACGTCCCACATATCCTGTAGCCAGTTCCTCATTTCACAAAGCATGCTTGGTTGTTATATCTACACTGGTATTTCCCAACACACAGGAATGAGGACActttttttaatcatttgaataccccccccccatccaaaccAGGTGTTGAAAAGATGCATACATGCCATCCACATTTTGTGTTTGCTATAGGAAACACCAGTATACTGGCAGCAACTGTACTTACTGCATTTTGCAACACTGGACCACCCCAGCCCAGCTCTCACTAGCTCAATTTGACAGGAGATGAAAAGACGGTAATTTCATCCAAGGAGGCAGGTGAACTCACAAAATCAGGATTGTAGCAGACCATCCCGAGGCCCATACGGAAATCCATCACCTGATTCTCCAGCATGTCCACTCTGATCTTTTCTTCCTCCGTTTCTCCACctggaacacaggaagctgctttatgccgagtcagatcattggttcatctaggcCAGGATCACCTATACTGACTAAAAGCAActgtccaaggtttcaggcagggactTTCTCAGTGATACCCGAGGCCTCCTGCACGCAAGATGTGATCTACAACAGAGCCCTGGTCCTTCCCATCACATCAGGAACTCTGGGCAGAGAAAAAGATGAGCCAAGTAATATCCAGGCCCCAGAAGAACTTGGGAATACTCACACAGCTTGTGCTTGCGTGCAATGTACCGGAGAATAGCATTACTCTGAGTAAGCTTGTTCTTGCCATCAATTAAATAAGGAAGCTAGAAAGTAAGCAGAAAGCAACCAGCTGAAGGCCAAATCCTTGTACTTCCAGCTCTCTGCCAATGCCCCTTTCTATCCATTCACAACTGTTCTTCAGTCACTTCACCTCATACCCTACAAATGAATACTCAAAAGGAGCCTCTTCCCCTGTCAAATACCCCCAAACTCACAAGTAACCTGAGCAAGGTCATTTCCCCAACCACCATATGGGGAGAGGGGGTGAAAAACACTGCTACATACATTAGGGAAGTCCAGCCCCAGCTTCTCTTTTTCATTGATCCACTGGCTCTTGTCATAGTCAGGagctgggaaggaggagaaagaagaaatgtTTAACACCATGCATGGAAATAAGTTCAATCGCAATTTATTCTCCATTAAGGCAATCACATATTTAAAAAAGAATCAAAAAAATCCCATCACTACAACATACACAATGCTGCAGTCTTATGGACTAAGGCCCATTGTGTTTAACAAGATTTTCTTTTGACAAAATGTGGTTTGATTGTGCTACACATGCTAACCTGTGCTAACCTGAAACCTTATTTAAATATGTAGATACTGCTTTTCCAACATATTCAAAACAATTTATAATTAAAGGTCTTAAAACCTTTTATTATAAAGCTTTATAATTTATAAGGTTTATTatgaattataatttataataaaagATCTGACATCATAAACCATGGCCATATCATACCATATCCTGGCCATTGTCAGGAGCCAGACAAGACTGCTGTTCTATCCATGCCACCTGTGTGCAGCATTTTAACTGTTACAAGCTGATTTGGTAGCCAATTTTGACTGAAGAACAGGGTATAACAAACAAGGCTCTGTGACAGCTGTCCACTTCAGCAACAAAGCCTCTAGATGGACTAACCTATGCCATTCCTTTATTCAGATGGAAAATACATCACAAAACTGGCTAGAGAAATCTTCACTCTCTGATCAGAGGGAATTGTCCCCACAAGAGTAGCAGGAGCTGATTACTGGTCAGACAgccaaaggaggcaaagggagtACCTGGGGATGTTGCAGTCCTTGATAAGACACAAACCAAACACTGTTCCTGTTGATTATTATTCTGCACTTACCCCTAAAAGGTGTTGTGCCATGGCTATTGTACTAACCAGCCATGCCCAAAACTTAGCTTAGAACTACCAGGAGCTCTAAACTAGAAGGCTGCCTTAGGTACATCCCCATAGAAGCTGCCTTTGCTTCTTCACTGGGCATGTGTCGATCAACCTTGAAGATATCCCCCAGGGATTCCCCCTTGATGATATTCCTCTCTCATCAGCATCACACTGTACAGCAAACAGGTGCATGCACAGACCAAACTGTGGTGGCCAGTTGACAACACTTCACATAAAGTACATCATGGAAGCTGTAACCCCACAGCCTCAGAGTTTGGGCAGTGAATTCATTTGCTTCACATCAGAAATACTTAATTATCTTTCAAAGTTATACATTTTCCTAGAATAAAGAGATACGTGTATTATAGCCCAGTTAATACTCCCCTGCAACTTTACAAATCTTCCAAAGCGTTGTATATTAAGTAGCAAAGGAACAAAGACACCAGTATGTGCCCTTTTACCTGCTTCCTTAAGGCAGCTCCAAGTTTGCCACCCACAACCATTCTTGAGTGTCAGGAGAATATAGAAACATGGGATATGGTGAAGGGACTGTTATGGGAGCAGAAAGCTGCCAAAAACCAAATGGAAGGCAACTTCCGGGAACCAAACACTACTCCAGAGGCAACAAAGTTTGGTACCAAGTTTAACATAGCTGTAAGGTCTATGAGTACAAAATATAGACTCCTAGAGCAGCTCTAGACAATCTaaattaggggtgtcaaactcatttcatatagcaggctgaacagcattcatgatgcctgctgagggttggaaatgacatcatgaaacaggaagtgaggaaataagcactttttccctcaagaactcattagatgcaaatgacagaagaaaaaaatacacaattcttgaccatattttcaagatatgggagagcccaagtatcacagggattgccctttcagcagtgacacctcagctagctcagcagctgaaagcagctggGTGGTGCagagagagcccaagggctgaataaagagcttctggtgGCTGCATCTAGCCCATGAGctttatgtttaacacccctgttaTAAATAAGTGAAATAAAAGAAGCGCAGGTTAGAAAAGCTCTCTCAGCCCATGCATGCTTAGGCAACCTTGATTAGAGGTATTCTATGCACTACTGGACCATTTTGCATATATCAGCAACTTataagcacaaaaaaaaaaaaacccaaacacagGGACTTTACTACTGAAGTATGTTAACAATACCTTCACCACAACTGTAATATTTATCTTCATAAGGTGTTCCTGTATATTCCAGTAACAGCCGGATGCTATGAGCAAGCtgtaaagaagaaagaaaggaagattaGCCCTGGGAAAAAAGTCAGCCCCAAGGGAGCCAACAGCAAGAGAAAGGAaatcaatggggtggggggtatGGACAGCACAGAACATCGAAATGCTCCTCTGAGACTTCCACAGCCCCTAATCATTCATCCACCCAATACGTAGCAGGCATTATACAcgaattaaaacaaataaacctAGCAAGCAGAGTCTTGTAACTGAACTCGGAGATGATAAAAGGGcaagtggcagcaactgttaccctgcacatgcccgatctcgtctgatctcggaagctaagcaggttagtacttggacgggagactgcctgggaataccgggtgctgtaggcttataccatagtctttcgagactgaaggttgtcaaccaagtTGTCAAATATGAAGCatgcccaaacaaacaaacaaaaaaaccattaACCTTCAGATGACCCCTTGCAAGACTTCCCTAGTGACCACTTATAAAATGGTTCCCCTTTCAAAGAAGAGTCAGAGCACAAGCCTCAAGAAACTGTGCTTCTCCTTCCACAAACAGGAGTGTTACAACTGAACTCACAGCTACAAATCTCGCTGGTCAgaagttctaaaaaaaaaaatccatgccatTTCCTTGCCTGTGAAATTCACAGCAAAGTCTTCACATCATTGACATCTGAGACATCAAAATCAATTGCAAATTTACAATGTCTTAGGACTGTGTCAATGCTTAACACTGAAGTGAGTGTTGAAACAAAGGAAAACCTCTCTGGCTTCATAGCTGTGATATCAACTACTATCACTGCAGTACATGCTGCTTTCCAGTATCAAGAGATCACAGTAGTACTGCAGAAATAAAATTCCAAAGGCATAGCAGAACTAGGACTTTCAAAACAAGTTTTGTGGGACCCATGCTGGCTTGTTATTCTCAGGTTAACTGTCCAAACTTCTAAGACGCACCATTTTCTCTGCACTCACAGTTAAAGGCCTAATTAGTGTTATGTTCAGTTAAACACCTTTTATAGTGTGGTTCCAAGTAAGCATGTGCAAGATCAACttctattgtgctcagtggggtttacacCCACATAATGCATGCATGGGCTTGCAGCCTCCAAGCGCAAAtctaggagcagcagcaggagagacagCTTTGCAGGGGGTAGGACACAGATCCAAAAGAACCAGCCCACCTCCCGAAAGCAAGCGACAGTGCTGCAAGGTAGGCACAGAAATCAGGCGGCCTCCAGCAGAACCAGACAGGGCAAAGGCTGCCTTAGAGCCAGCAAGCAGGGAGAGGTGCCATCATGGGGCTCAGAGACCACAGAGTGCCTATgcatgtgggcaggtgcagctcaagaGGGAAGGGTTTGACAAGCTGCCAAACTTCTGCCCGATGGCTGAAGGCAGAGGCACTCTGCCCGCCTTGGCATCTGGTCAGCCCGCACTGGGACCGAAGGGCCTTTGGCAGGCGAGCAGTTCTCGCCAGAGGGGACGCACGCAGGGCCCGGAGTGGGCTTTCGCCCGCAGACAGCTGAGCCAGCTCCACGTCCAAGGCTGCGATCCGCGGTGCAGGGAGAGCCCCGCGGGTTGGGCTGGAACACGTCCCTGGGGAGCGCGGAGCAGGGCCGGTGGCTGGGCGTGCGCGCCTCCAGGAGACCCTCGGCCACCCGCttgcccagccagggaagccctggagaggCTCCTGCCAGTCTCTGCCTCCGAGGCGCTTCCAAAGTCCTGCCTCGCGTTGCGCTTCACTCCCGCAGCCTCGGGCTGATCGAGGACCCCCGGGAAAGGCCACCAGGCCGCCCCGCAGCCGTAGCCCCCGCGGAAAACCCAGGGGCGAACTCCCGGCAAGGCTTCGCCACAAGGCACCGGGGGAGGCACAGCCTCCAGCCCCGTGCGCCCCTCGGCGCAGCACTCACCCCTCGGATGTCCCAGTAGCCCAGAACCGCGCTCATGGTGCCCGCAGCAGGTGCTCCGCTTCTCCGCGCTCCCCGCCCGTCTCACTCGCAGCAGCCTCGGGGGACGGACTTCGCCAGCCCCTGCTGGGGGGCGTAGATTTCACTGGAAGTCTTAAAGGCGCAGCGCCGCCGACGGTCCTGGCAGTCCTTCCTCGTATCAGAGCCCcagccatgcatgtctactcagaagtaagtcccattgtggtcaatggagcttactcccaggaagtgtggataggattgcagtctgagagatcaagcctaggcatgtccaGTCAGAAGTAAGTGACcactgactgtgatgggacttccttcttaggaggcatgtgtaggattgtgctgaaattgCTTACTCACATCCTCGAAGACAAGTCTAgtaggtgcctgaggggggatatgattgagacatacaaaattatgcaggggttggatagaatggatagagggatattcttttccctcttacacaacaccagaactagggatgtcaactaaaattcagtgttgggagagttaggatagacaaaatatttctttatcctgcatgtcattaatctgtggaactccttgccacaggatgtggtgatagaatctggcctggatgcctttaaaaggggtttggacaaatttctggaggaagagtccatcacaggttacaagctgtgatgggtatgtgcaacctcctgattttagaagtagaatgCAAGTAGAATGCATCTGGtatcagaaagccagatgcaggagagggcaccaggatgcaggtctctccttgtcttgtgtgccccctgaggcatctggggggccactgtgagataaggaagctggactagatgaacctgtggcctgatccagcagggtcttCTTAGGTTTTTATAAGACTCTTCTGTCATCTTTCAGATTGTCATAGGACAATCTGAAAGCAATTTCTTTCAGACCTGGGATTGGGGTGATCCAAACCAGTTCAGGGAAGGATCAAGAATATTAAAACTTTGATCAccctccttttctcttcttttttgcaGTGGAAATAGCAACAGGCATTTGTGATCTATTTTAAAGTTTCCctgtccaacagcccaatcttaggcatgtctactcagaagtaagtcccattagagtcaatggggcttactgtcaggaaagtgtggataggtttgggctgcaagtcaatgtacatctactcagaagtctcattgtgttcaatagagtttactcccaggaaagtgtagcttttgctgtgcaatcctatgcaatcaagaataagccccattgagtttaatgggacttgctcccaggtgttTAGGATTGGGATTTAGCataagggcccaaccctacccaactttccagtgctgatgcagctgcaatgcagccccatggtatggaaaaaaatgtttccttaccttgaggaggcttccatgattatCCTGCCACCCCAGGATGTGGCACAtatccactggcatggctgcatcagcattgcaatgttggataggattgggcctgaaatTGTTAAAGCCAACTGTTAAggatgcagggtgaccagatggagTAGCCTGAAGATGACTGAGCCCTTGAGAGGGGAGTAGTGGGGATAAtttatacctgggcccaggagccaaaggagagggacCCAGAacttttctgggatcttacattttccagtcttacccagacttgctgcctgtgTGGCATGCTGAGGGTGCAtgacagcagctgctgccacaagccatgtgCACCAGGCTGAGGATCGCATACAGTACATGACACTCCTTGTCAAAtttgggagaaaactggcctgccacagtagctctttggcttgtggagctTCTTCCTATGAAGGAGTCTATCAGagcccagggacacagctgttGGACTACAGCTTtagcagaagtaagttttggtacacactttgcattctagtgtgagcctaaaaacaatgatgataattttctgcaatggttttctataGATTTTTGAGAGAGTcaggagtgtttggttttctatatttctgtatctagctgccaacttTGTGtgagctggtagacctgggctccttctcattccccagtagatctgggcttcaaagATTTTCTGACTGTCACCACCATTCCTTTGTTCTGTTTCATTTCTtcctgggtgccccccccccattctgcccacctccattaccactctcccctgatctgtttcacctctccccctttggtGGGAGGTCCTGGGAACTTCTCAGAGGACCTGTGGCAGACTGAGGTTCCAATACTTTTGATAGTTTTGCAGAGAGGGCAAAACATTCATTCTTGTACTCAGTTATTAAAAAGCTGCTTGGGTTGCATCCAGTCAGTCTGCTTTACAAAAGCCAAAGGAAGAAGTATGCGCATTGGAGGGGGAAATGTCATACTTAATCTGGAGAAGGCAATTTGAGTGCTATTTAGTGAACTATGGCATCTCCTCCCTGACCATGGAAGTAGCAGAATTAAGTGAAAGCCAAGCAATGTAGGCACAAGTAACTGACCTGGCCAGTTGTCCATGCTCTGGTCACCCCTAGATTAGATCATTGTAATGGGTTGTActtggagctgcccttgaaacaGTCCAGACCTTCAGTTGGTGCAAAATGCTGCTGTCCGTATGTTAATGGGGACAGGTCTCTGGGAGCAGATCATACCTTTTGTTGCTCAGTCTGCATTGGCTGTCTGTAtgcttctgggctcaattcaagttGCTGGCTTTGTCCTTCAAAATCCTAAATTGTTTAGGATCTGAAGACCTGAAGGACTACCTTCTCCCATATGTAAGCCTTCTCCCCACATATGGTCAAATCATCACCTGAGGTGTTGCTTCAGATACTTGGGTTATTGGAAGTACAACAGATGCTCAGAAGGAGCAGGatcttttcagtagtggcaccagcccTCTCAAATGCTCTCCTCTTGAGGAGAAGGTAGGCATCATTCTTCACTACCGAAGATGTAGGGCAGATACTTGTACCTGAACAGACCCTCTCAGGGAGGGAGTCTGAAGAACTGAGTCAGTTAGAACTAACAAGGGATAAAGTTCTAGGGTGTATTGGCAGATTAAAAAttaatggcatccacccaagagttcttaagaaaTGCAAGTATGAAATTGCTGgttgttagaaaaaaaaaaatccttaaaatcAGCTTCTGTATCAGAGGACTGGAAGGTTGCCAATGCAACACCAGTATTTTAAAATGGATCCAGGGAGGATACAACAAACTATGAACCAATCAGCTTATCATCTGCTCCTGGTAAATTGGTGGAAGACATAATTAAACTATGAAGTATATAGAAGAAGCCTTGCTGTgaaagaatcagcatggtttctgcaaaggtaaATCCTGCCTCACTAACCTAGAGTTCCTTGAGAGTGTCTGCATGGAGACTGAGATGATCCAGTTGACACTGTATCCTTTCAGGAAGCTTTTTACAAAGTCCATCACCAAAGTAAATTTAGCAGTTATGGACTAAGAGGATAGATCCTTTGCTAGATTGGTAACTGGTTAAGGAATAGGGATCAAAGAGTAAAAATAAATAGACAATTTTCATAGTGGTCAGGAGTAAGAAGTAAGACCTTTCAAGGATCAGTATCAAAATCAGTAAGATgatcaagtttgcagatgacaccaaactattcagagTAGTAAAAACCAAAGTAGATTTTGAAGGGGTCCAGAAGGACCCTTCAAAAATGGGTAGATGGGTGTAGTAGAatagcagaagatctggtgaggaggtagaatgtggtgtccacagtgccccttgctctatgtaaatgcagggttaaagcccaggtggtagatggaggtgtgctgcacagctgcagccactagaggctaaagtgaacctgggagcatataaacagcacctggaggaactagtgggtgTGGGGTGTAGGTAGGAGAGATTGattgggcttattgactttggaattggactgtgacttggcactTTGACTTTAacaccctgactgatttgactgacttacctggaacctgacctcagactgtaactccgcttattggctctggactctgatttggcaactctcattgattggactggtttacttggaatctgtggactggaactggactctgacttttgcttgctgcgctggtgagtttcacaagggaaactaatcagccttaagcgggcatgaggcccagtggagtGGGAATCAGGCAGAACAATGGGCAACAATAGCAAATGCAGTTGTCTCAATAAAGCATACAGTGatgataactaggtatttatataccgcctttctgataATTtcattactcctctgactttattcaaggcggtttacataggcaggcctttctaatccctcaaggggatttttacaatcatagaggttctctctttcaagaaacaacatttcagaatggatcttcctggtttggtctcacttctggcctccagttctcccacgcaggctgacaagcagctccatctctcacatggagggagccaagatgcttcttgctcacaccaagagagggtggaatcactcagctcagcttgtcagctgcttcaaggtctcaccattctcagccattcagggagctgccagtgtcctcgaactggcaaccttctgatgttatctttgggctaatggaggctgtatcctctagaccagacctcctgccctcttgtGATGCACGTTGAGGTGAAAAAGTACATTTTTGCTCCACACATTGGTAGGGGTCTGAATTGTCAATGACAAACCAAGAAAGTGACCTTGGGAGTCATGGTGGATAGCACAGTGACAATATTGACCCAGTGTGTAGCCATTCTCAA from Tiliqua scincoides isolate rTilSci1 chromosome 4, rTilSci1.hap2, whole genome shotgun sequence encodes the following:
- the LOC136647835 gene encoding glutathione S-transferase Mu 1-like, encoding MSAVLGYWDIRGLAHSIRLLLEYTGTPYEDKYYSCGEAPDYDKSQWINEKEKLGLDFPNLPYLIDGKNKLTQSNAILRYIARKHKLCGETEEEKIRVDMLENQVMDFRMGLGMVCYNPDFEKLKPGYLEQLPGKLKLFSQFLGERKWFAGDKITFVDFLVYDVLDQNRMFEPKCLDEFKNLQDFLARFEALEKIAAYMRSNRFMKTPINNRMAKWGNKKE